The genomic DNA CCCGGCGCCGCGCGCGACGCCCTGCTGCTGCGCGTGCTGGGCAGCCCCGACCCCTATGGCAAGCAGATCGACGGCCTGGGCAATGCCTCGTCGAGCACCAGCAAGGCCGTGATCCTCAGCCGCAGCACGCGCCCCGACCATGACGTGGACTACCTGTTCGGCCAGGTCTCCATCGACCAGCCCTTCGTGGACTGGAGCGGCAACTGCGGCAACCTCTCGGCCGCCGTGGGGCCCTGCGCCATCCACATGGGGCTGGTCGATGCGGCGCGCGTGCCGCGCGACGGCACCGCCGCCGTGCGCATCTGGCAGGCCAACATCGGCAAGACCATCGTGGCGCACGTGCCGATGGCCGCCGGGCAGGTGCAGGAGACGGGCGAATTCGAGCTGGACGGCGTGACCTTCGCAGCCGCCGAGGTACAGCTTGAATTCCTCGACCCGGCGGACGAGGGCGAGGACGGCGGCGCGATGTTCCCCACGGGCAACCTGGTCGACCGCCTGGACGTGCCGGGCGTCGGCAGCTTCCAGGCCACGCTGATCAACGCGGGCATACCGACCATCTTCCTCAATGCCCGGGACATCGGCTGCACCGGCACCGAGCTGCAGGCCGCCGTCAACGGCGACGCGCAGGCGCTCGCGCGCTTCGAGGCCATCCGCGCGCACGGCGCGCTGAGGATGGGCCTGATCCGGGAGCTGGCCGAGGCCGCCACGCGCCAGCACACGCCCAAGATCGCCTTCGTGGCACCGCCCGCCGGCTACACGGCCTCCAGCGGCAGGCGCGTCGAGGCGCAGGACGTGGACCTGCTCGTGCGGGCGCTCTCCATGGGCCAGCTGCACCACGCCATGATGGGCACGGCGGCCGTGGCCATCGGCACCGCCGCCGCCATCCCGGGCACGCTGGTCAACCTCGCGGCGGGCGGCGGCCCGCGCGGTGCGGTGCGCTTCGGACACCCGTCCGGCACGCTGCGCGTGGGCGCCGAGGCCGCACAGGTCGACGGCCGGTGGCAGGTCACCAAGGCCGTGATGAGCCGCAGCGCCCGCATCCTCATGGAAGGCTGGGTCAGGGTGCCCGTCCCCTGAGCGGCGGCGCGGTTTCAGGAAAAGTGCGGCACGCCTGCGTGCCGCCATTGAACCAACAGCGAAGAAGAAAATGATGAACACCAAGCAGCGACTCAAGTCCCTGGCCGAAGCCCGCCGCGGCATCCTCGTGCCCGGCGCGTTCAACGCCCTCTCCGCCCGCGTCGTGGCCGACCTGGGCTTCGAGGCTCTCTACGTCACCGGCGCGGGCGTCACCAACATGTGGTTCGGCCTGCCCGACCAGGGCTTCATGGGCCTCACGGACATCGCCGACCACACGGCGCGCATCCGCGACGCGGTGGAGCTGCCGCTCATCGTGGACGCCGACACCGGCTTCGGGAACGCGCTCAATACCTACCATGCGGTGCGCACGCTGGAGCGCGCGGGCGCCGACTGCATCCAGCTCGAAGACCAGGTCAGCCCCAAGCGCTGCGGGCATTTCAACGGCAAGGAGGTCATCTCCACCGAGGAGATGCTGGGCAAGATCCGGGCGGCGGTGGACGCGCGCCGCGACCCGGACACCCTGATCCTGGCCCGCACCGACGCCTGCGCCACCCAGGGCTTCGAAGCCGCCGTGGAGCGCGCGCAGCGCTACGGCGAGGCCGGCGCCGACATCCTGTTCGTGGAGGCCGTGACCACGGCCGAGCAAATCCGCACCCTGCCCCGGCGCCTGGCCGACAGGCCCCAGCTCATGAACATGGTGATCGGCGGCAAGACCCCCATCGTCAGCGCCGAGGAACTGGAGGGCCTGGGCTACGGCATCGTGCTGTACGCCAATGCCGCGCTGCAAGGTGCCGTGGCCGGCATGCAGAAGGCGCTGGCGGTGCTGCGCGAAACCCGGCGCATCGACGAAGACCCCGCCCTGGTCGCGCCCTTTGCAGAACGCCAGCGCCTGGTGCGCAAGCCCGAATGGGATGCGCTGGAGCGCAAATACCAATAAAAAGCAGTCCTGGCGCTTGCTGCAAAAGCGCAAGCAGCTACATATTCAATAGCAATCAAACGGCCTGACGCCACGCGGTGCGGCCAATCCGCGGGCGTCAAGCCAGCGCGCGACGGCGTAGCGTTTTACGCACACGCCACGGCACAGCCGCGGGCCGCGCTGCACAATGGGTTTTCCGTACCTTGTGCGCGCCCTGCCAATGCAAAGCATTTCTTCCGCGAACATCGTAGACCTGCTGCTGGATGCCGTCTGCATCGTGCAAGCCGACAGCCGGATCGTGTTCGTGAGCCCTGCCTTCGAGCGCATCTTTGGCTATGCGCCCCAGGAGGTAGTGGGGCGGCGCATGCTGGACATGGTCCACCCCGAAGACCTCGAGGCCACCGAGCGCCAGGCGCGCAGCGTGACCGAGGGCCATCTGCAGCTTCAGTTCGAGAACCGCTATGTGCGCAAGGACGGCACCGTCGCGCACATCCGCTGGACGGCGCGCTGGCTGCCCGACCGGCAGCTGCGGCTGGCCGTGGCCCACGACATCACCGAACGCAAGTTCACCGAGTCCATGCGCGGGGCGATCTACGCGATCTCCGAAGCGGCGCAGACAGCGCCCAACCTGGATACGCTGTTCGGGCGCATCCACCACACCGTCGGGCAGTTGCTGCCCGCCACCGATTTTTCGGTGGCGCTGTACGACCGCGAGAACGGCGCTCTGAGCTTTCCCTACCACGTGAGCGACGGGCTGCCCATGCCCGCCCCCATGGCGCTGGTGCGCGATTCGCTGTGCGCCGAGGTCATCCGCAACGGCAGCACCCTGCTGCTCACGCCCACCACGCGGGCCGGGCTGCCCGTGGAGGTGCCGCACGAACACCTTCCGCTGTACTGGCTGGGCGTGCCGCTGCAGACACCGCAGGGCGCCATCGGCGCGCTGGTGCTGCAAAGCCATACCGGGCAGTACCGCTACACCGACAAGGACAAGGAGCTCCTGCAGTTCGTCTCCACCCAGGTCGCGGCCGCCATCGAACGCCAGCAGATGCACGAGCGCCTGGAGCACATGGCGCAGTACGACCAGCTCACGCACCTGCCCAACCGCCAGCTGTTCCTGGACCGACTGAAGACCGCCCTCGCCCGCGCCCGGCGGGACCAGGGCCAGCTGTCGCTGCTGTTCATCGACCTGGACCATTTCAAGGACGTGAACGACACCCTGGGCCATGCCATGGGCGACCTGCTGCTGCAGCGGGTGGCGCAGCGGCTGCTGGAATGCGTGCGCGGCTCCGACACCGTGGCCCGCCTGGGGGGCGACGAGTTCGTGGTGCTGCTCGAGCATGGCCCCGCGCAAGGGCACACCACGGCGGTGGCCGAAAAGATCCTGGCGGCATTCGGCCAGGCCTTCGACCTGGAGGGCACGAGGCTGGCGATCCACCCCAGCATCGGGGTGGCCCTGCACCCCGAGCACGGCAGCGAGGTGCACCACCTGCTGGGCCACGCCGACGCCGCCATGTACCTCTCGAAGAAAAACGGGGGCAACCAGGTGCGGCTTGCGCCGCAGCCCCGCGCGGACAGGGGCCCTTAGCGGCCTGGGCCGCCCGCACCACCGGACCGCCATGCACGCCCCACGCCCCGGCGACACCTGCGCCGCGCCCACGCCCCGCCGCCGCGCGGCGACCCTGCAGTTCGTGAAGCGGCTGGGCCTTGCCGTGCTGGCCTTGCCGGTGGCGATGGTCCTCACGTTCGCGGCCTTTCCGTTCTGGTCGTGGCTGGAGCGCACGACCGGCATCGAAAGCATGGGCCGCGAAGGCCCGGCCAGCTGGTGCTACCTGGCCACCTGGGGGCTGCTCGCGCTCGCCCTGGCGGGGCCGGCCCTGCTGCGCGCCGTGCGAAGCCTGCGCCCGGCCCGGGACCACCGGGCGGGGCACTAGCCACCGCCCGGCAAGCCGCTGCGCCACGCCCCCCGGCGGCGGGCGGCGATGTCGCTGCACAATGCGCCTTTCGCACCCGCGCCCTTCACCCACGGCCTACGGCCCCGCCCCCATGCTCTACAACGCCCTCAAGCTCGCCCATGTCCTGTCCATCGTGGTGTGGATAGGAGGCATGGTGTTCGCGCATTTCTTCCTGCGCCCCGCCGCGCAGTCGCTGGAGCCCGCGCAGCGCGTGCGGCTGATGCACGACGTGCTCCAGCGCTTTCTCGCGGCGGTGTCGGTGGCCGTCGTGGTCGTGCTGGCCAGCGGGCTGTGGATGATCGGCCGCGTGGCCAGGCAGGCCGTGCAGGCCGGCGGCTCGTTTTCCATGCCGCTGGACTGGACCGTCATGGCCACCCTGGGCCTGGTGATGATGGCCATCTTCGGCCACATCCGCTTCGCGCTGTTCAGGCGCCTGCAGCGCGCGGTGGCCGCCTCGGCCTGGCCTGCCGGCGGCCAGGCCCTCGCCAGCATCCGCAGCTGGGTGGGCGTCAATCTGGCGCTGGGCGTGGTCACGATCGTCGTCACCCTGCTGGCCTGACGGCGCGCCGCCGCTTCCTGCCCATGCTCACGCACAAGCAGCTGCGCTACTTCGTGGACATCGTGGACGCGGGCAGCTTCAGCCTGGCGGCCGAGCGGCTGTTCATCGCCCAGTCGGCGCTGAGCCGCCAGGTCAAGGACATGGAACAGGCGCTGCAGGTACCCCTGCTCGAGCGCGGCACGCGGCACCTGCAGGCCACCCCCGCGGGGCGGTCGCTGTATGCCGACGCGCGCCGCATCCTCGCCGACCTGCAGCAGGCCGCCGTCAACGCGCGCGATGCGCAGCGCGGCATCGAGGGCACGGTGCACCTGCTGCATGCCAGCTCGGTGCCGCTCACGCCCGCGCTGCAGTCCTTTCTGCGCCGCCATCTGGCGCAGCACCCGGGGGTGTCGGTCGAGGTATCGCAATCCTCGTCCGAGCACCAGGCCCCCGACATCGCCCAGGCGCGCGCCGACATGGGCCTGGCGCGCGCGCCGGTGCTGCGCCGCTACCCCGGCATGCACTATGAGCCGCTGTACACCGAGGGGCTGGTGGTGGCCCTGCCCCCCGGCCATGCACTGGCGCAAGCGCCCGAGATCGCACTGGGCGACTTGCGCGGGGAGTCCTTCGTGGCCACGCCCCACCTGGACCGGGGCGGCCTCAGCCACCACGTGGCCCAGCTGTGCCGGGCGGCCGGGTTCGAGCCGCGCAGCGCGCGGGTACGCTCGCGCAAATGGTCGCAGCTGGCCCTGGTGCAGGGAGGTTTTGGCGTGGCGGTGATGCCCGAATCGCTGGCGGCATGGGCACCGCCGGGTGTGCCCGTGCGCCCACTGGCCGGGAGCACGGGTCACCGCACGGCGGTGCTGGCCTTGTGGCGCGAGGACGCAGCGCCCCTGGTGCAGCAGTTCGCGGATGCCATGGTGCGCAGTTTCGCCCCGCTGTCACAGGCCCCCGGCTCCCACCCGCCTGCGGGCTGAACCCAGCTGATTTCGAGATAGATACCCGCCCCACTCGGTATTGGATGTGCAGGGGGACCGCCGGTAGAGTGCATCGCATTCGTCCACCGTGCCTGTTGCCCCCGCCACCCATGCCGCTCTCCACCCTTGCCGACTTTCTGCCCGCCGTCCAGCCGTGGCAGCTGGCCCTCATCTGCGCGGGGGTGACCGCCGCCTACGTGATCTTCGGCATGGCCGGTTTCGGCACCGCCCTGGTGGCCGGGCCGGTGCTGGCCCACTTCATCCCCGTCGCGACCATCGTGCCGCTGCTGGCGCTGCTCGATTTTTTCGCCGCCGCCACCAACATCGCACGCGACCGCCATGCGGCCGACCGCGCCGAGCTGGGCCGCCTGGTCCCGTTCATGGCCGCGGGCAGCCTCGCGGGGGCCGCGCTGCTGCTCTGGGGGAGGCCCGATGCACTGCAGTGGGCCCTGGGCGCATTCGCCACGGGCTATGCGCTCCATGCGCTGAGCGGCCACAAGCCCCGGTCGGCGCTGCCCCCGCGCGCGGCCCTGCCCTTTGGCTTCATCGGCGGCATCTTCTCGGCCCTCTTTGGAAGCGGCGGTTTTCTCTATGCCATCTACCTGGCGGGGCGGCTGGACGACAAGGACCGTATCCGCGTCACGCAGTCCACCCTGATCGGGCTGAGCACGCTGACCCGCGCGGTGCTGTTCCTGCTGGCGGGTGTGTACGCGCAGGCGCCGGTGCTGGTGCTGGCGGCCGCGCTGGTGCCGGCCATGCTGCTGGGCACGGCCATCGGGCGGCGCATCACGCTGCGCCTGTCGCGCGAACAATTTCTGCGCGTGGTCCACGGGGTGGTGCTGTGCTCGGGCGTGCTGCTGCTGTGGCGGCAGTGGGCGGGCGCATAGCCGCAGGCCCCGGCCGCCGGTTCACCTACTTGGGTTGCGGACAAGGGCCCGCCGGCGCGCGCGCCGCGCCCCGGTCCTCTACCATCGGGCGAAGAGGAGCCGCGCTACGTGTTCAAGTTTTTCGAAAACCGCCTTCCCCCCTATCCCCCCGCCGAACCCCACCTGCCCCCGAAGGACTTCATGGCCTTCGTCTGGGATGGCACGCGTGGCCTGCGTGGCTACGTCGCCGCGATGGCGGGGCTGTCCGCCGCCATCGCGGTGTACGAAGCCCTGCTGTTCGCCGTGCTCGGCCATGTGGTCGACTGGCTCTCCACCGTCGCGCCCGGTGCGCTGTGGACGCAGCACAAGGGCTCCATCCTCGGCATCACCGCGCTGCTGCTGGGCTCCGTGGGCCTGGTGGCGCTGCAGACGGCCATCAAGCACCAGGTGCTGGCCATCAACTTCCCGCTGCGCCTGCGCTGGAACTTCCACCGCCTGATGCTGGGCCAGAGCATGGCCTTCTATGCCGACGAGTTCGCGGGCCGCATCACCACCAAGATCATGCAGACCGCGCTGGCCGTGCGCGACATGATCTTCACCACCACCGACGTGGTGATCGGCATGGGCGTCTACCTCGTCACCATCCTCGTGCTGCTGGCCGGGTTTGACGTGCGGCTGCTGGCCCCGTTCGCCGCCTGGATGGTGGCCTACGGGCTGGCTTGCTGGTACTTCGTGCCGCGCCTGGGCAAGGTGGGCAAGGCCCAGGCCGATGCGCGCTCGGTGATGACCGGGCGCATCACCGATGCCTACACCAACATCGCCACCGTCAAGCTGTTCTCGCACACGCGCCGCGAATCCGAATTCGCGCGCGCGGCCATGGACGCCTTCAAGCTCACCGGCTACGCGCAGATGCGCCTGGTGAGCCTGTTCGAGATCGTGAATCACATCCTGGTGGTGGTCATGATCCTGGGTGCGTGCGGCACGGCGCTGTGGCTGTGGTCGCTCGGCGAGGTGGGCGCGGGCGCCGTGGCCGCCGTCACCGCCATGACGCTGCGCGTGTCGGGCCACGCGCACTGGGTGATGTGGGAGATGACCACCCTGTTCGAGAGCGTGGGCACCATCCAGGACGGCATCAACACGCTGACCAGGCCGCGCACGGTGGTGGATGCACCCGATGCCCAGCCACTCGCCGTGACCCAGGGCGAGGTGCGCTTTGACAACATGAGCTTTGCCTATGGCAACGGCCGGCCCGTGATCGACGGGCTGAACCTGGTCATCCGGCCGGGCGAGAAGATCGGGCTCATCGGCCGTTCGGGCGCCGGCAAATCCACGCTGGTGAACCTGCTGCTGCGCTTTCACGACGTCAGCTCGGGCCGCATCCTCATCGATGGCCAGGACATCGCCCACGTCACGCAGGACAGCCTGCGCCGCTCCATCGGCATGGTGACGCAGGACACCTCGCTGCTGCACCGCTCCATGCGCGACAACATCCTGTACGGCCGCCCCGACGCGAGCGAGGCCGACCTGCACAAGGCGGCCGAGCGCGCCGAGGCGGCGGATTTCATCGCCACGCTGACCGACCTGCAAGGCCGCACGGGCTACGAGGCGCATGTGGGCGAACGCGGCGTGAAGCTGTCGGGCGGCCAGCGCCAGCGGGTCGCGATCGCGCGGGTGATGCTCAAGGACGCCCCCATCCTGCTGCTCGACGAAGCCACCAGCGCGCTCGACTCCGAGGTGGAGGCCGCCATCCAGCAAAGCCTGGACAGCCTGATGCAGGGCAAGACCGTGATCGCGATTGCGCACCGCCTGTCCACCATCGCGGCTATGGACCGCCTCATCGTGATGGACGCGGGCCGCATCGTGGAAGAAGGCACGCACGCGCAGCTGCTGGGCCAGGGCGGCGTGTATGCACGCCTGTGGGGGCACCAGAGCGGCGGATTCCTGGGCGAATCGGAAGAAGACTGACAGCCACTGCCTCGCCGCCCAACCGCCCAGCCAGCCAGCCGGGCTGCCTGCCACCCACGCGACAGCACGGCACCGGCCTGTCGCCCAGGCGGCTGTGCGCGGCCCGCGCACGTTCTACCGTTGCAGCCCTGCACGGGCCATGGTGGCCTGGCCAACCGAAGGAGACATCCGATGATCAAGGTCACGGCGGTGTACCGCTGGCGCGAAGGCGCCACGTTCAACCACGACTACTACCACGGCGAACACATGCGCATCGCCCGCGCGGCGCTTCAGCCCCTGGGCCTGGTGCGGCTCGAGAGCGACCGCGTGCTCTACCCCGGCGAGCCCCGCCCCGGCCAGGTGGTGGCGCTGACCAACGCGTTCTTCAGCGACCTGAAGCAGGCCCAGGCCGCAGCCAGGCAAACGGCGGCGCAACTGACGGCGGACATCCCCAACTACACCAACATCACGCCCGAGTCCTACTTCGCGCAGATGCTGGCGCACGAGGTGGCAACGGCCTGAGAGCGCGTCGATCCGCCGCTCGCGCACGGCCTTGGGCAGCAGGCGCACACACCGCCCTGCCCGGCCCCGGCACGGCGGCCAGCACGTGGCACGCGGTGGATGGCCAGTCCAAGGCCGGGGAAGGCAACCGGCAGCGCCGCCTGGCCCCACATGGATAAAAATAGGCCCTCGCGTAGGTTTGCATTGCGCATCAAGCTATAAATTTAATAGCAACATACATTCCGGGCCGCAGCTCCATGACCACCAGCACCCCCATCCCACTCGACATGCCCGCGCCCACCGGCGACCAGCTCAAGGCCAGCCGCGCCGCTGCCGGGCTCAGCCAGGCCCAGGCCGCGGAATTGATGGGCTATCCGCTGCAGACCGGCAGCCGGGGGGGCGTGCAGTCGCGCACCTGGCAGGCGCTGGAGAGCACCACCGACGAGCGCAACATGCAGGGGCCCGTCTACGCGATGTTCCTGCTGCTCACGGGGCAGCATCCCGACTACGTGCTGGCCCAGCGCTCCGGTGCGGCCCCATCCGCCGTCGCCCCATGAAAAAAGCGGAACGGTCCGAAGACCCTTCCGCCAACTGCCTGCAGGGAGATTGCCGAAACAGCGGGTGGCTCAGTCCACCTTGATGTTGGCGGCCTTGATCACCTGGGCCCACTTGTCCACCTCGGCCTTCTGGAAGCTGGCGATCTGGGCGGTGGTCATGTCGGCCGGCTCCATGCCAAAGCCCTTCAGGCGGTTTTGCATGTCGGGCTGGGCCAGGATCTTGCGGATCTCGTCGTGCAGGCGCGTGACGGTGGGCGCGGGCGTGCCGGCCGGCACGAAGATCGCCTGCCACGACTGCACCTGGAAGTCCGCCAGGCCATTCACGCCCGATTCGGCCACCGTGGGCACGTCGGGCATGGAGGCCAGGCGCCTGGGCGAGGTCACCGCGATGGCGCGCAGCTTGCCGCTCTGGATGTGCGGGGCGGCGACCACGGTGGTGTCGAACATCATGTCGACCTGGCCGCTGATCACGTCCTGGATGGCGGGGCCGCTGCCCTTGTACGGGATGTGCGTGAACTTCACGCCCGACTTGTAGGCCAGCAGTTCCACGGCCAGGTGCTGCGAGCTGCCGGTGCCGGCGGAGGCCGACGACAGGCCGCCCTCCTTGCCCTTGGCGGCGGCCAGCACGTCCTTGAGCGTCTTGTGCGGGCTGTTGGCCGACACCACCAGCACCACCGGATTGGTGCCGATCAGCGTCACGGGGCTGAACGACTTGATGGGGTCGTAGCCCAGCTTCGGGTACAGGCTGACGTTGATGGCGTGGGAGCTGACGGTGCCGCCCAGCAGCGTGTAGCCGTCGGGCGCGGCGCGCGCCGCGGCTTCCGAGCCGATGCTGCCGGCCGCGCCACCCTTGTTCTCGACCACCACGGTGGTCCCCAGGGCGGTGCCCAGTTGCTGGCCGATCAGGCGGCCGAGCGTGTCGGTGGTGCCGCCAGCGGCAAACGGCACCACGTAGCTGATGGGCTTGCCCGTCGGCCAAGTGCCCTGGGCGGCGGTGGGCAGGCCGATGAGGCCCACGGCGGCAGCCAGGGCCGCTGTGTGGATGAGGGTTCTGCGTTGCATGAAGGGTCTCCTGGTTTGTGGATGGTGGATGGTGGATGGCGGGACCGAATGGAAGAGCCGTTCAGGCATTTCCACGGTTCAGTCCGTCTCAAGGCAGGTCAACGATCTCGACCCAGTTGGGGTTCTTGCCCGCTGGCACGCGCGTGGGGGTGCCCGGAACGCCGGTGGCGGGGTCGATGGGGTGCAGCGACACCTGGTGGGACTCCTGCCCCGCCGCGACCAGGAAGCGGCCCGAAGAGTCCACCGCAAAGCCGCGCGGGGACTTTTCCGTGGGCACCTGGCCCAGCGGCTGCAGCTGGCCCGTGACCGCGTCGACGCGGAAGCTGCTGAGGGTGCTGGAAGTGCGCTCCGACGCATACAGCGTGCGGCCGTCGGGCGACAGGTGAATGTCAGCGGCCCAGGGCTTTCCCGCAAACCCTGCGGGCAGCGCCGTGGCGCGCTGCACTGGGCGCAGCGTGCCCCGCGCCGAGTCGTAGGCCAGCACGTGCACGGCGGCGTCCAGTTCGTTGAGCACATACATGAAGCGCTGGCCCTTGTCCCACACGAAGTGGCGCGGGCCCGACTTGTCAGGGGCGACGGTGGTGAGGGCGGGCTCGTGCGCGCTGAGCCTGCCCGTCTCGGCATCGAAGCGCCAGGCCGAGAGGTTGTCTCCGCCCAGGCTGGTGGCGAACACATGGCGGTTGGCGGCATCCGCATGGATGGCATGCGCATTCGGCGCCGTGGGAATGAGCTGCTGCACCGCCCCCACCGCGCCGTCCTTGCCAATGCTGTTGACCGTGATCTTGTGGCCGGGGTACGAGGCCGCGAACAGCCAGCGCCCGGTGGCATCGGTGTCGATGTTGGCCATGCTGTCGGCCAGCGGCGCCTCGCCCAGCTTGCGCAGCTTGCCGCTGGCCGGGTCGATCGCCAGGCTCACCACCCTGAACGGCTGTGAGCGCAGCGCCACGTACAGCATCTTCTTGTCCGGGCTCACGGCCATGGGCATCGCCATGCCGCCCAGCGGCGTGGTGTCCACCGGCTTGAGCGCGGCGGCGCTGCGGTCCAGTTCGAACACCGACACGTCCTGGCTGTCCGCGTTGGAGACATAGACCCAGGTAGCGGCCCAGGCGCCCGGCGTGGCCAGTGCGGCGGCCACGGCAACGGCCACATGCGCCAGCCGTGCGGCCCTGCGGCGGAAGCGAAGTGCTGCAATCATCCGTATTCCTTGGGTAGATGGCGGCGCGAAGGCTGGGGAACAGCGCACTCGCGTTGCCATGGTGGTCGTTTCCCGCCGGGCGATTTCACGGCCTGCCCGGCGCGGGGTGGGAGTCTTTTGTCATATGTCGTCATACAACAAAGAGGCGATTGTGGAGCCACTCCCACCTGGCACCCTAAAGGGATTACCCGAAGTTTCCTGACAGTCGATTGGTGCGCCGAACCCCTGTCACCATAAGGAAACAGCCTCACAAAACCTTGGTACTTACCCTGATTTTTTTAAGGGTAAACCCGATATTTTCAGGCCGGTCGGTTGTTTTGGATGGCATCTAGTTGTACGATGACTAACAACAACCCATGCAACGGAGACATTCCATGACCTTGAACCGACGCGCCATCCTCCTGGCCTGTACCGCCGCCCTGGCCGCAGCCTCCGCCACCGCCCAGACGGCGGAATGGCCAGCAAAGACGCTGCGCATCGTGGTGCCCTACCCTCCAGGCGGCAGCTCGGACATCATTGCGCGCTCGATCAGCCAGTCGCTGTCCGAGGCGCTCAAGCAGACCGTCATCGTCGAGAACAAGCCCGGGGCCAACGGCAACCTGGGGGCGGACTTCGTCGCCAAGGCCGAGCCGGACGGCTACACCATGCTGCTGTGCGACGTGGGCGCGCTGGCCATCAGCCCCTCGGTCTATACCAAGCTGTCGTTCGACCCTTCCAAGGACCTGCGCGGCGTGACCATGCTGGCGTACTCGCCCCACCTGCTGGTGGTGCACCCTTCGGTGCCCGTGAGCAACCTCAAGGAGCTGGTCGCCTACTCCAAGAAGAACGACCTGAACTTTGCCGTCACGGCCACCGGCAGCGCTCCCCACCTGGCTGGCGTGGCGCTGGAGCGCGCCAGCGGCGCGCGCTGGCAGTACATCCCCTACAAGGGCGGCGTCACCGCCATCCAGGACACCGTCGCCGGCCAGACCCAGGTGCTGATGAACGGCATGCTGGCCACCCTGCCCCAGGTGCAGAGCGGCAAGCTCAAGGTGCTGGGCGTGTCCAAGTCCACGCGCATGCCCCTGATCGGCGACGTGCCCACCATTGCCGAGCAGGGCGTGGCCGGCTACGAGTCCGGCACCTGGCAAGGCGTGCTGCTGCCACGCGGCACGCCGGATGCCGTCGTGCAAAAGCTCAACAAGGCCCTCATCACCGCCATCCGCGCACCCGAGATCCGCTCGCGCCTGGCCGGCCAGGGCGCCGAGGTGGTGACCATGACCTCCGCCGAGCAGGACCAGTTCTTCGTCAAGGAGCGTGCGCGCTGGGCCAGCGTGGTCAAGGCCGCCAACATCAAGCTCGACTGAGCACTTCACACCCCCTGTTTCATTCACCTTTCTCCCTCGTTGCAATGACCATGACCCCGCAAGACCTCAAATCCATCATGGGCTCCGGCCTGCTGTCCTTCCCCATCACGGACTTCGACGAGCAGGGTGAATTCCGCCCCAGGACCTACATCGAGCGCCTGGAGTGGCTGGCCCCCTATGGCGCCAGCGCCCTGTTCGCCGCCGGCGG from Acidovorax sp. A79 includes the following:
- a CDS encoding Bug family tripartite tricarboxylate transporter substrate binding protein, whose product is MQRRTLIHTAALAAAVGLIGLPTAAQGTWPTGKPISYVVPFAAGGTTDTLGRLIGQQLGTALGTTVVVENKGGAAGSIGSEAAARAAPDGYTLLGGTVSSHAINVSLYPKLGYDPIKSFSPVTLIGTNPVVLVVSANSPHKTLKDVLAAAKGKEGGLSSASAGTGSSQHLAVELLAYKSGVKFTHIPYKGSGPAIQDVISGQVDMMFDTTVVAAPHIQSGKLRAIAVTSPRRLASMPDVPTVAESGVNGLADFQVQSWQAIFVPAGTPAPTVTRLHDEIRKILAQPDMQNRLKGFGMEPADMTTAQIASFQKAEVDKWAQVIKAANIKVD
- a CDS encoding EthD family reductase, whose product is MIKVTAVYRWREGATFNHDYYHGEHMRIARAALQPLGLVRLESDRVLYPGEPRPGQVVALTNAFFSDLKQAQAAARQTAAQLTADIPNYTNITPESYFAQMLAHEVATA
- a CDS encoding lactonase family protein is translated as MIAALRFRRRAARLAHVAVAVAAALATPGAWAATWVYVSNADSQDVSVFELDRSAAALKPVDTTPLGGMAMPMAVSPDKKMLYVALRSQPFRVVSLAIDPASGKLRKLGEAPLADSMANIDTDATGRWLFAASYPGHKITVNSIGKDGAVGAVQQLIPTAPNAHAIHADAANRHVFATSLGGDNLSAWRFDAETGRLSAHEPALTTVAPDKSGPRHFVWDKGQRFMYVLNELDAAVHVLAYDSARGTLRPVQRATALPAGFAGKPWAADIHLSPDGRTLYASERTSSTLSSFRVDAVTGQLQPLGQVPTEKSPRGFAVDSSGRFLVAAGQESHQVSLHPIDPATGVPGTPTRVPAGKNPNWVEIVDLP
- a CDS encoding tripartite tricarboxylate transporter substrate binding protein codes for the protein MTLNRRAILLACTAALAAASATAQTAEWPAKTLRIVVPYPPGGSSDIIARSISQSLSEALKQTVIVENKPGANGNLGADFVAKAEPDGYTMLLCDVGALAISPSVYTKLSFDPSKDLRGVTMLAYSPHLLVVHPSVPVSNLKELVAYSKKNDLNFAVTATGSAPHLAGVALERASGARWQYIPYKGGVTAIQDTVAGQTQVLMNGMLATLPQVQSGKLKVLGVSKSTRMPLIGDVPTIAEQGVAGYESGTWQGVLLPRGTPDAVVQKLNKALITAIRAPEIRSRLAGQGAEVVTMTSAEQDQFFVKERARWASVVKAANIKLD
- a CDS encoding XRE family transcriptional regulator, giving the protein MTTSTPIPLDMPAPTGDQLKASRAAAGLSQAQAAELMGYPLQTGSRGGVQSRTWQALESTTDERNMQGPVYAMFLLLTGQHPDYVLAQRSGAAPSAVAP